A genomic region of Caulobacter sp. NIBR2454 contains the following coding sequences:
- a CDS encoding multidrug effflux MFS transporter — protein sequence MSSSRNFFGLALILGLVSAIGPFAIDMYLPALPSIGASLNASPGAVQMSLMAFFIASGVCQLIYGPISDMIGRKPPLYFGLSLFIVGSIGCALAPTIHALIAFRVVQAVGACAGSVVPRAMVRDMYTGPEAARLMSLLMLVFSISPILAPSVGGAVIALTGWRGVFWATAIAAVIGLILIAFFMKETRPAEARSESSWTSAVISYGRLLKDRHYLAVVLVGAFGVSSFFVYVANSSFVIIDFYGLSPSAFAIFFAFNAAAFFAAAQFTGMLSRRLGLGRLVRLAVTGFAASMVLMTALFALGLGSLAVMSGMLFIGWGFLGLVMPTTGVLAMEAHGRIAGSASALMGAIHVTIGAATMAIAGLFADGKPLSMITGITACALTAFVLAQIFVRPPAADVR from the coding sequence TGGGCCTGGTGTCGGCCATCGGCCCCTTCGCCATCGACATGTACCTGCCGGCCCTGCCCTCCATCGGGGCCAGCCTGAACGCCAGCCCCGGGGCGGTGCAGATGAGCCTGATGGCGTTCTTCATCGCCTCGGGGGTCTGCCAGCTGATCTATGGGCCGATATCGGACATGATCGGCCGAAAGCCGCCGCTCTATTTCGGCCTCAGCCTGTTCATCGTCGGCAGCATCGGCTGCGCTCTGGCGCCCACCATCCATGCCCTGATCGCCTTTCGTGTGGTTCAGGCCGTAGGCGCCTGCGCCGGCTCGGTCGTTCCGCGGGCCATGGTGCGCGACATGTACACCGGACCCGAGGCCGCGCGCCTGATGTCGCTGCTGATGCTGGTCTTCAGCATCTCGCCGATCCTGGCCCCCTCCGTGGGCGGTGCCGTGATCGCCCTGACCGGATGGCGTGGTGTGTTCTGGGCGACCGCCATCGCCGCCGTGATCGGCCTGATCCTGATCGCCTTCTTCATGAAGGAGACCCGCCCCGCCGAAGCCCGCAGCGAAAGCTCGTGGACCAGCGCGGTGATCAGCTACGGCAGGCTGCTCAAGGACCGGCACTACTTGGCCGTGGTGCTAGTGGGCGCGTTCGGGGTCTCCTCGTTTTTCGTCTATGTGGCCAATTCGTCCTTCGTCATCATCGACTTCTACGGCCTGTCGCCCAGCGCCTTTGCGATCTTCTTTGCGTTCAACGCGGCGGCCTTCTTCGCCGCGGCCCAGTTCACCGGCATGCTGTCGCGCCGCCTGGGGCTGGGCCGGCTGGTGCGCCTGGCCGTCACAGGGTTCGCCGCATCGATGGTCCTGATGACCGCCCTGTTCGCCCTGGGCCTGGGGAGCCTGGCCGTCATGAGTGGCATGCTGTTCATCGGCTGGGGCTTTTTGGGCCTGGTCATGCCCACCACCGGCGTGCTGGCCATGGAGGCTCACGGCCGCATCGCAGGCTCAGCTTCGGCTCTGATGGGCGCCATTCACGTGACGATCGGCGCGGCGACCATGGCCATCGCCGGCCTGTTTGCGGATGGCAAGCCGCTGTCGATGATCACCGGCATCACCGCCTGCGCCCTGACGGCCTTCGTGCTGGCGCAGATCTTCGTGCGACCGCCGGCCGCGGACGTTCGCTGA
- a CDS encoding cold-shock protein translates to MATGTVKWFNTTKGYGFIQPDDGGADVFVHISAVERAGMRQLDEGQKLSYELERDQRSGKTSAGQLQAG, encoded by the coding sequence ATGGCTACCGGTACTGTTAAGTGGTTCAACACCACCAAGGGCTACGGCTTCATCCAACCTGACGACGGCGGCGCCGACGTTTTCGTGCACATCTCGGCCGTTGAACGCGCCGGCATGCGCCAACTCGATGAAGGTCAAAAGCTGAGCTACGAGCTCGAGCGCGACCAGCGCAGCGGCAAGACGTCCGCGGGGCAACTGCAAGCCGGCTAA
- a CDS encoding DUF6481 family protein, with translation MKNVDFSDRLKTAAEAKQALLSKLKPKVAVTDPLFEQRQALREAEVERVRQERAEQKAAAKQAAAEAEAAVRQAEEALAEEALANKRAERKERKALTAAEQKAKRDARYAARKARH, from the coding sequence ATGAAGAACGTCGACTTTTCGGACCGCCTCAAGACCGCCGCTGAAGCCAAGCAAGCCCTCCTGAGCAAGCTCAAGCCAAAGGTCGCCGTCACCGATCCGCTGTTCGAACAACGTCAGGCCCTGCGCGAAGCCGAGGTCGAGCGTGTCCGCCAGGAACGCGCCGAACAAAAGGCCGCCGCCAAGCAGGCCGCCGCCGAGGCCGAAGCGGCCGTCCGTCAGGCTGAGGAAGCCCTCGCCGAGGAGGCCCTGGCCAACAAGCGCGCCGAGCGCAAGGAACGCAAAGCCCTTACAGCGGCCGAGCAGAAGGCCAAGCGCGACGCGCGATACGCCGCGCGCAAGGCCCGCCACTAG
- a CDS encoding complex I NDUFA9 subunit family protein, protein MQGLVTVFGGSGFIGTQVVRALAKQGWRVRVAVRRTNMAHRMRMLGDVGQIQVVQANIRSGASVARALEGAQACVNLVGVLQERGRQGFMSLHATAAGKVAEAAKAAGATRFVQMSALGADAESGSKYARTKAMGEAAVRQVFPDAVVIRPSIVFGPEDGFFNLFARMATLAPALPLFGGGKTCFQPVFVGDVAAAIAATATQAGHAGKTFELGGPAVYSFKEVLELILRETGRNRPLIPIPWFAAKAMGSAGDMISGLFPAPITSDQVILLQSDNVVSGSLPGLAELGIVPTTVEAVVPSYLYLYRKGGQYAPLPEGAL, encoded by the coding sequence ATGCAAGGCTTGGTGACGGTTTTCGGCGGCTCGGGGTTCATCGGGACCCAGGTGGTGCGCGCCCTGGCCAAGCAGGGCTGGCGGGTCCGCGTGGCCGTGCGCCGCACCAACATGGCGCACCGTATGCGCATGCTGGGCGATGTCGGCCAAATCCAGGTCGTGCAGGCCAATATCCGCAGCGGCGCGTCCGTCGCTCGCGCCCTCGAAGGGGCGCAGGCCTGCGTCAATCTGGTGGGGGTTCTGCAAGAGCGTGGCCGTCAGGGCTTCATGAGCCTGCACGCCACCGCCGCCGGCAAGGTGGCCGAGGCCGCCAAGGCGGCTGGAGCCACACGCTTTGTGCAGATGTCGGCCCTGGGCGCCGATGCTGAATCTGGATCCAAGTACGCCCGCACCAAGGCCATGGGCGAGGCGGCCGTGCGTCAGGTCTTCCCCGACGCGGTGGTGATTCGCCCGTCCATCGTGTTCGGGCCCGAGGACGGCTTTTTCAACCTCTTCGCCCGCATGGCGACCCTGGCGCCGGCGCTTCCGCTGTTTGGCGGCGGCAAGACCTGCTTCCAGCCGGTTTTCGTGGGCGACGTGGCGGCGGCGATCGCTGCGACGGCGACCCAGGCCGGTCACGCGGGCAAGACCTTCGAACTGGGCGGCCCGGCCGTCTACAGCTTCAAGGAAGTGCTGGAGCTGATTTTGCGCGAGACGGGCCGCAATCGTCCGCTGATCCCGATTCCTTGGTTCGCGGCCAAGGCCATGGGGTCGGCCGGCGACATGATTTCGGGTCTTTTCCCGGCGCCGATCACCAGCGATCAGGTGATCTTGCTGCAAAGCGACAACGTCGTCTCTGGCTCCCTGCCGGGCCTGGCTGAGCTAGGCATCGTGCCGACGACGGTGGAGGCGGTGGTTCCGAGCTATCTGTACCTCTACCGCAAGGGCGGTCAGTACGCGCCGCTGCCGGAAGGCGCTCTGTAG
- a CDS encoding ribonuclease D, with protein MANFLHEGDLPADVFAGATSVAVDSETMGLRLGRDPLCVVQISDGNGDAHIVRLNRPAYDAPNLKALLADPGVLKIFHFGRFDIAMFDLHLGVTTTPVYCTKIASKLARTYTDRHGLKDVVRECAGVELSKAQQSSDWGSATLSPEQLAYAASDVLHLHAVKAKLDAMLAREGRTALAQACFDFLPSRAKLDIAGWEDADIFAHA; from the coding sequence TTGGCCAATTTTCTTCATGAAGGCGACCTGCCCGCCGACGTTTTCGCGGGCGCGACCTCTGTCGCCGTCGATTCCGAAACCATGGGCCTTCGCCTGGGTCGCGACCCGCTGTGCGTGGTCCAGATCTCGGACGGGAACGGCGACGCCCATATCGTCCGCCTGAACCGCCCGGCCTATGACGCGCCCAATCTCAAGGCGCTGCTGGCCGATCCGGGCGTGCTGAAGATCTTCCACTTTGGCCGGTTCGACATCGCCATGTTCGACCTGCACCTGGGCGTGACCACCACACCGGTCTATTGCACAAAGATCGCCTCCAAGCTGGCGCGCACCTATACCGACCGCCACGGCCTCAAGGACGTGGTGCGCGAATGCGCCGGCGTGGAGCTGTCCAAGGCCCAGCAAAGCTCCGATTGGGGCTCAGCGACCCTCAGCCCCGAGCAGCTGGCCTACGCCGCCAGCGACGTGCTGCATCTGCATGCGGTCAAGGCCAAGCTGGACGCCATGCTGGCGCGTGAGGGCCGCACCGCCCTGGCCCAGGCCTGCTTTGATTTTCTCCCCAGCCGCGCCAAACTCGACATCGCTGGTTGGGAAGACGCCGACATTTTCGCCCACGCCTGA
- the lptC gene encoding LPS export ABC transporter periplasmic protein LptC, translating into MTQAAALTDRPSRPDLKRWRKRSRTVRTLRWALPAAAGLLVVMLGAQIVWNAFARETPSLEKAATVVRMTNPRFFGRDEKGRPFRISAKSAARDDKDINVILLEQPDVSLAMDGPSATRATARTGIYRESDRTLKLQGDVKFSDASGYRFAAQEANVDTRAGRVVGQGPVRGEGPGTQLNANGYTVEDKGDRVIFRGRVRARLNQD; encoded by the coding sequence ATGACCCAAGCCGCCGCCCTTACCGATCGTCCGTCCCGGCCTGACCTGAAGCGCTGGCGCAAGCGTTCGCGCACGGTCCGCACCCTGCGCTGGGCCCTGCCCGCGGCGGCCGGCCTGCTGGTGGTGATGCTGGGCGCGCAGATCGTCTGGAACGCCTTCGCCCGCGAGACGCCCTCCCTGGAGAAGGCGGCCACGGTCGTGCGCATGACCAATCCGCGCTTCTTCGGCCGCGACGAGAAGGGGCGTCCCTTCCGTATCAGCGCCAAGAGCGCCGCTCGGGACGACAAGGATATCAACGTCATCCTGCTGGAGCAGCCTGACGTCAGCCTAGCCATGGACGGCCCGTCGGCCACCCGGGCCACCGCCCGCACTGGAATCTACCGTGAGAGCGACCGGACGTTGAAGCTGCAGGGCGACGTGAAGTTCAGCGACGCCAGCGGCTATCGTTTCGCTGCTCAGGAGGCCAATGTGGACACCCGCGCCGGCCGCGTGGTCGGCCAGGGCCCGGTGCGCGGCGAGGGTCCGGGGACCCAGCTCAACGCCAACGGCTACACGGTCGAGGACAAGGGCGATCGGGTGATCTTCCGCGGCAGGGTTCGCGCGCGGCTCAATCAGGATTAA
- a CDS encoding LptA/OstA family protein — MRWAAVGLAATLMAGAAQAQISRDSSAPIDITADESEVINSQCVTIWRGEAEALQENTRLRAAVIKVYATPRPGTGENGQARCGDTNRLEAEGPVYYVTPNQTVRGDRAVYTAAEDTVVVSGDVIVVQGKNVARGSRLTLNNKTGEAKMESSVTGRNKAGRVRGVFYPDSKPAAGGAR, encoded by the coding sequence ATGCGGTGGGCGGCGGTCGGCCTTGCAGCGACCCTTATGGCCGGCGCGGCGCAGGCGCAGATTTCGCGCGACTCCAGCGCGCCGATCGATATCACCGCCGACGAGAGCGAAGTGATCAACAGCCAGTGCGTCACCATCTGGCGCGGCGAGGCCGAGGCCCTGCAGGAGAACACCCGCCTGCGCGCCGCCGTGATCAAGGTCTACGCCACCCCGCGCCCCGGCACGGGCGAAAACGGCCAGGCGCGTTGCGGCGACACCAACCGGCTGGAGGCCGAAGGTCCGGTCTATTACGTGACCCCCAACCAGACCGTGCGCGGCGACCGCGCCGTCTACACCGCCGCCGAAGACACCGTGGTGGTCAGCGGCGATGTCATCGTCGTCCAGGGCAAGAACGTCGCGCGCGGCTCGCGCCTGACGCTGAACAACAAGACCGGCGAGGCCAAGATGGAATCGTCGGTGACCGGCCGTAACAAGGCTGGCCGCGTGCGCGGCGTCTTCTATCCCGACAGCAAGCCTGCCGCTGGCGGCGCGCGATAA
- the lptB gene encoding LPS export ABC transporter ATP-binding protein — protein sequence MNRSSAAKTASSAAPAKDGLFVDGIAKTFRGRPVVKGVSLHLRRGEVAGLLGPNGAGKTTCFYMVTGLIAADAGRIFLDGEDITDQPMYQRARMGVGYLPQEASIFRGMTVEENVMAVVEMRERDPKRARGIVDRLLEELRIGHLRKSPAVALSGGERRRVEIARALAGEPSFMLLDEPFAGIDPLAIADIREVITYLKSRGIGILITDHNVRETLDIIDRASIIASGEVLFEGTPKEIVENPEVRRVYLGNLYD from the coding sequence GTGAATCGCTCCTCTGCCGCAAAGACCGCGTCCTCGGCCGCGCCCGCCAAGGACGGCCTGTTCGTCGATGGCATCGCCAAGACCTTCCGGGGCCGCCCCGTGGTCAAGGGCGTCAGCCTGCACCTGCGCCGCGGCGAGGTCGCCGGCCTGTTGGGTCCCAACGGCGCGGGCAAGACCACCTGCTTTTACATGGTCACGGGCCTGATCGCCGCCGACGCTGGCCGCATCTTCCTCGACGGCGAGGACATCACCGACCAGCCCATGTATCAACGCGCCCGCATGGGCGTGGGCTACCTGCCGCAGGAAGCCTCGATCTTCCGCGGCATGACGGTGGAAGAAAACGTCATGGCCGTTGTGGAGATGCGCGAACGCGATCCCAAACGCGCCCGTGGCATCGTCGATCGCCTACTCGAAGAGCTGCGCATCGGCCATCTTCGCAAGTCGCCGGCCGTGGCGCTGTCGGGCGGCGAGCGTCGTCGCGTCGAGATCGCCCGGGCCCTGGCGGGCGAGCCGTCCTTCATGCTTTTGGACGAGCCCTTCGCCGGCATCGACCCGTTGGCCATCGCCGATATCCGCGAAGTGATCACCTATCTGAAGAGCCGCGGCATCGGCATCTTGATCACTGACCACAATGTGCGCGAGACGCTCGATATCATCGATCGCGCCTCGATCATCGCCAGCGGCGAGGTCCTGTTCGAAGGCACGCCCAAGGAGATCGTCGAGAACCCCGAGGTGCGGCGCGTCTATCTGGGCAATCTCTACGACTGA
- the rpoN gene encoding RNA polymerase factor sigma-54: MAIGPRLEFRQGQSLVITPQLQQAIKLLQLNNLELQAFVEAELEKNPLLQRDEVDAEVAVEAPAPESYAVDSVPDGAAAADMDGGASDSHADASPGERDSGETGSEPSGGQIDWSKAGRGGSFEGDDNLESAHSREKSLWEHLHEQLTVASLAPADQGVAVVLIDAIDEGGYLRADLEETAERLACAPERVESVLAVIQGFDPAGVGARDVRECLMLQLKDRNRYDPAMAALLDHLDLLARRDLPSLKKICSVDDEDLRDMIAEVRALTPRPGAAFSTGETAQTVVPDVHVREGLGGLWHVELNAETLPRVLVDQRYHARIAGGARSDQDKTFVSDCLSSANWLVKSLDQRAKTILKVASEIVRQQDSFLAFGVEHLRPLNLKTVADAIGMHESTVSRVTSNKYVSTPRGVFELKFFFTSSIAATGGGEAHSAQSVRHKIRQLIDAESRESEVLSDDALVDILKEAGVDIARRTVAKYREALKIPSSVERRRRLREHA; this comes from the coding sequence TTGGCCATAGGCCCAAGACTCGAGTTTCGGCAGGGCCAGAGCCTGGTCATCACGCCGCAGCTGCAGCAGGCGATCAAGCTGCTGCAGTTGAACAATCTCGAGCTCCAGGCCTTTGTCGAGGCCGAGCTCGAGAAGAACCCCCTGCTGCAACGCGACGAGGTCGACGCCGAGGTGGCGGTCGAGGCTCCGGCTCCAGAATCCTACGCCGTCGATTCCGTGCCGGACGGGGCGGCGGCGGCCGATATGGATGGCGGCGCCTCCGACAGCCATGCCGACGCCTCGCCAGGCGAACGCGATTCCGGCGAGACGGGATCAGAACCTTCAGGCGGGCAGATCGATTGGTCCAAGGCCGGTCGCGGCGGCAGCTTCGAAGGCGACGACAATCTGGAAAGCGCCCACAGCCGCGAAAAAAGCCTGTGGGAGCACCTGCACGAGCAGCTGACCGTCGCCAGCTTGGCCCCCGCCGACCAGGGCGTCGCCGTAGTGCTGATCGACGCCATCGACGAGGGCGGCTATCTGCGCGCCGACCTGGAAGAGACCGCCGAGCGCCTAGCCTGCGCCCCGGAGCGAGTCGAAAGCGTGCTAGCCGTCATCCAGGGCTTTGATCCTGCCGGCGTGGGCGCCCGCGACGTGCGCGAGTGCCTGATGCTGCAGCTAAAGGACCGCAACCGGTACGATCCGGCCATGGCCGCCCTGCTGGATCATCTGGACCTGCTGGCGCGCCGCGACCTGCCCAGCCTGAAGAAAATCTGCAGCGTCGATGACGAGGACCTGCGCGACATGATCGCCGAGGTCCGCGCCCTCACCCCGCGTCCGGGCGCGGCCTTCAGCACGGGCGAGACCGCCCAGACCGTGGTGCCCGACGTTCATGTCCGCGAGGGCCTGGGCGGGCTGTGGCACGTGGAGCTCAACGCTGAAACCCTGCCGCGGGTGCTGGTCGACCAGCGCTATCACGCCCGCATCGCCGGCGGCGCGCGCAGCGACCAGGACAAGACCTTTGTCTCCGACTGCCTGTCGTCGGCCAACTGGCTCGTCAAAAGCCTCGACCAACGGGCCAAGACCATCCTCAAGGTGGCCAGCGAGATTGTCCGCCAGCAGGACAGCTTCCTGGCCTTCGGGGTCGAACACCTTCGCCCGCTGAACCTGAAGACCGTGGCGGACGCCATCGGCATGCACGAGTCCACCGTCAGCCGGGTGACCTCCAACAAGTACGTCTCCACGCCCCGCGGGGTGTTCGAGCTGAAATTCTTTTTCACCTCGTCCATCGCCGCCACTGGCGGCGGCGAGGCCCACTCGGCCCAGAGCGTGCGCCATAAAATCCGCCAGTTGATCGACGCCGAAAGCCGTGAGTCAGAAGTGCTTTCGGACGATGCCCTGGTGGACATTCTCAAGGAGGCTGGCGTCGATATCGCTCGGCGCACGGTGGCCAAATATCGCGAGGCCCTGAAGATCCCCTCGTCGGTCGAGAGAAGACGCAGGTTGCGCGAGCACGCCTGA
- a CDS encoding exopolysaccharide biosynthesis protein: MEENDRLSEVLQDICDRPEPNVSIGEIMDEFGPRAFGAALLVFAAPNLLPLPPGSSTVLGAPLVLLAPQVALGAEHPWLPERVNRQTLRRGDLRSAFGKLIPMLQRVERISRPRLEFLFGPLGDRMIGVVCTALALVLIVPIPLGNLLPAAAVSAFALALIQRDGVFALVGYLLTATSICVLVLGASVVVASFRHIADLWPGS, from the coding sequence ATGGAAGAGAACGACCGGCTCTCCGAGGTTTTGCAGGACATCTGCGATCGGCCCGAGCCGAACGTCTCAATCGGCGAAATCATGGACGAGTTTGGGCCGCGCGCCTTCGGCGCCGCTCTTCTGGTCTTTGCAGCCCCCAACCTTCTGCCGCTCCCTCCAGGCTCCTCCACGGTCCTGGGCGCCCCTCTGGTGCTGCTGGCGCCCCAGGTGGCCTTGGGCGCCGAGCATCCCTGGCTGCCTGAGCGCGTGAACCGGCAAACCCTTCGACGGGGCGACCTGCGGAGCGCTTTCGGAAAGCTGATCCCCATGTTGCAGAGGGTGGAGCGGATATCGCGCCCTCGCCTGGAGTTTCTCTTCGGACCCTTGGGAGACCGGATGATCGGGGTGGTCTGCACCGCCCTGGCCCTGGTGCTGATCGTTCCGATTCCCTTGGGAAACCTTTTGCCGGCGGCGGCGGTTTCGGCCTTCGCCCTGGCTCTGATCCAGCGCGACGGGGTCTTCGCCCTTGTCGGCTATCTCCTTACGGCCACCAGCATCTGCGTCCTCGTCCTGGGCGCAAGCGTTGTCGTGGCCAGCTTTCGGCATATCGCCGATCTGTGGCCGGGGTCATAA
- the hpf gene encoding ribosome hibernation-promoting factor, HPF/YfiA family, with protein MQVQISGKHVAVGDALRTRVTDEISSSIGKYFERGGDANVVVSKDGHSFRVDCSVLLASGQHLESHGLGGDAHGAFDQALQKIETRVRRYKRRLKSHSNAQTAKSAETAQFYVLRAPEGDDETEEEWFADGDQAPPSAMVIAETQAELKTMTVSMAVMEMDLTESQAIVFRNAAHGGLSVVYRRSDGNIGWIDPERTTNGHASSRANGAALNGASSGTQ; from the coding sequence ATGCAAGTCCAGATCTCAGGCAAACACGTCGCTGTCGGTGATGCCCTGCGGACGCGGGTCACCGACGAAATCTCCTCCAGCATCGGCAAGTACTTCGAACGTGGCGGCGACGCCAACGTCGTGGTCAGCAAGGACGGTCACAGCTTCCGCGTAGACTGTTCGGTGCTGCTGGCTTCGGGCCAGCATCTGGAGAGTCACGGGCTGGGCGGCGACGCCCACGGCGCCTTCGACCAGGCCCTCCAGAAGATCGAGACGCGGGTGCGGCGCTACAAGCGCCGGCTCAAGAGCCACAGCAACGCCCAGACCGCGAAGTCGGCCGAGACCGCCCAATTCTACGTCCTGCGCGCACCCGAAGGCGATGACGAGACCGAGGAGGAATGGTTCGCCGACGGCGATCAGGCGCCCCCCAGCGCCATGGTCATCGCCGAGACACAAGCCGAGCTTAAGACGATGACCGTTTCTATGGCTGTCATGGAGATGGACTTGACCGAGTCGCAGGCAATCGTGTTTAGGAACGCCGCCCATGGCGGTCTGTCGGTGGTCTACCGCCGTTCTGACGGGAACATCGGTTGGATCGATCCCGAAAGGACCACCAATGGGCATGCTTCGAGCCGTGCGAACGGCGCCGCTCTTAATGGCGCATCGTCCGGGACCCAGTAG
- a CDS encoding PTS sugar transporter subunit IIA codes for MRIEELLDRRAISPRSSASNKRQALSVIADIAGRTFGLQSDAVLEALLEREAAGSTGVGQGVAVPHARLEGLDRMRAVVVRLDQPIDFNAVDDQPVDLMVALLAPVHSASTEHLRALARVSRLLRRSEIREQLRQAKSADAMHVVMGSEAAPTAA; via the coding sequence ATGCGTATCGAAGAGTTGTTGGACCGGCGGGCGATCTCGCCGCGGTCGAGTGCGTCTAACAAGCGTCAGGCGCTGTCGGTCATCGCCGACATCGCCGGCCGTACCTTTGGCCTCCAGTCCGACGCCGTGCTTGAGGCCCTGCTGGAACGCGAAGCCGCCGGCTCTACTGGCGTGGGCCAGGGGGTGGCGGTGCCGCACGCCCGCCTGGAAGGGCTAGATCGGATGCGCGCCGTGGTGGTCCGCCTCGACCAGCCCATCGACTTCAACGCCGTTGATGATCAACCTGTCGATCTGATGGTGGCCCTGCTGGCTCCTGTTCATTCCGCCAGCACCGAGCACCTGCGCGCACTTGCACGGGTGTCTCGCCTGCTGCGTCGCTCTGAAATCCGCGAGCAGCTGCGTCAGGCCAAGTCCGCGGACGCGATGCATGTCGTCATGGGCAGCGAGGCGGCTCCCACGGCCGCCTAA
- a CDS encoding DUF1150 family protein yields MTPTLQNPVFSNEAFAALGAPDLVYVRPVKAAEVIPDADPEQALSLDPEQTLYAVYRADGARLAVLTDKAAAVAAALAHELAPVSVH; encoded by the coding sequence ATGACGCCTACACTGCAAAATCCGGTCTTCTCGAACGAGGCCTTCGCCGCGCTTGGCGCGCCCGATCTTGTCTATGTGCGGCCGGTCAAGGCCGCCGAGGTGATCCCCGACGCCGACCCCGAGCAGGCCCTGTCGCTGGATCCTGAACAGACCCTATATGCGGTCTATCGCGCAGACGGCGCCCGCCTGGCCGTGCTCACGGACAAGGCGGCCGCGGTGGCGGCGGCTCTGGCGCATGAGCTGGCGCCGGTGTCTGTCCACTAG
- a CDS encoding Hsp20 family protein, which yields MTTRTLLFDSPFLLGFDHTRNLIERAAKAAGEGYPPYNVEAREGGGVRITLAVAGFAPDQLFVQVEDRQLTIAGRRGEGEDKAYLHRGIAARGFIRAFVLADGMEVEAAILEHGLLHVDLARPEPERQVRTIPIRTAG from the coding sequence ATGACGACCCGTACCCTGCTTTTCGACAGCCCGTTCCTGCTGGGCTTTGACCACACCCGAAATCTCATCGAGCGCGCCGCCAAGGCCGCGGGCGAGGGATATCCCCCCTACAATGTCGAGGCCCGCGAAGGCGGCGGCGTGCGCATCACCCTGGCCGTGGCCGGGTTCGCGCCCGATCAGCTTTTCGTCCAGGTCGAGGATCGACAGCTGACCATCGCCGGCCGACGTGGCGAGGGTGAGGACAAGGCCTATCTGCACCGAGGCATCGCCGCCCGCGGCTTCATCCGCGCCTTTGTCCTGGCGGACGGCATGGAGGTGGAGGCGGCCATCCTCGAGCACGGGCTTTTGCATGTGGATTTGGCCCGGCCCGAGCCGGAGCGTCAGGTGCGCACAATACCCATCAGAACAGCGGGCTGA